Proteins encoded by one window of Salmo trutta chromosome 17, fSalTru1.1, whole genome shotgun sequence:
- the LOC115152108 gene encoding transmembrane protein 60 → MRMSLAQRVLLTWIFSLFFLIMLVLKLDSKIPWNWFLIFLPVWIFDTILILMLVVKMAGRCKPGYDPRGGQQNLRRRVWYLVAMLLKLGFCLTLCARLERLMEIWLSVVCVPLWALLVGAMVELGYSVFHYCRE, encoded by the coding sequence ATGAGAATGTCTCTGGCCCAAAGAGTCCTCCTGACCTGGatcttctccctcttcttcctcatcaTGCTGGTCCTCAAACTGGATTCCAAGATCCCTTGGAACTGgttcctcatcttcctccccgTATGGATTTTTGACACCATCCTCATCCTCATGCTCGTGGTGAAGATGGCGGGTCGGTGCAAGCCCGGCTATGACCCGCGTGGAGGCCAGCAGAACCTGCGACGGAGGGTGTGGTACCTAGTGGCCATGCTGCTGAAGCTGGGCTTCTGTCTGACGCTGTGCGCCCGGCTGGAGAGGCTGATGGAAATCTggctcagtgtggtgtgtgtcccCCTCTGGGCCCTGCTGGTCGGGGCCATGGTGGAGCTGGGCTACAGTGTCTTTCACTACTGCAGAGAGTGA